The Lewinellaceae bacterium DNA window AATGCCAGGGTTGCCAACAGGACCATCCGAACGGGGAATTTTGCAGATGTTTCCCGGCCGGAATGCACTTCCTTTTCAGGCTCCCGTTTACCAACTTCTCCGGGAGGATAACCATACTTCTCCCGGAAACATTTGATGAAATAGGATACACTGCCGAATCCGACTTTGAAGGAAATTTCCGAAACCGTGCCGGATGTTTCTTTCAGCATCTCCATAGCAATCTCCAGCCGGATCTGACGGATGAACTGACTTGCCGACTGATCGGTAGCACACCGGACCTTCCTAAGCAAGGTTGACCGGCTCATATTCAGGGCTTCTGCCAATTCCGATACGCCAAACTTGTCATCAGAAGCATTTTCAACCACGACGGCAGTAACCTGACTTAGAAAATCCTCCTTGTTCGTTGTATCGTCCGACATCGTATTAATCGCCTGATTGAAGTCTGAGTTTTATGCTGTCACCTGGTACAATAAAATCGTTCCGGTACCCGCCACTCCACTGTGTTTTGCGTCATAGTTTACAGGTCTGCGCCATAAGTTTTATGCCAGAATCAAATCTTATGCTTTACGCTGCATTGATTATTGGCACTGCCTTGCGTCCTGCCAGACCTTTGTGAGGAACAAAGTTTAAAAATCAAATTACTAAAAACAAAGATTATGAAAACACTTCAAAACAACGCCCTGAAAGCACTTTTGATCCTTATTACAGTAGCCTTCTTGTTGCCCGCCTGCAGTCAAAGCAATGTCAGCAATCCCCAAAACAGCATCACCGCTCCTGATATGGATATGAATACGGCGGTGTTGTATAACAACCTGGAAGTTATCAGACAGCACATCGAGGCTGGCACCAACATCAATGCGAAAGAGCCCTTCAGTGGTTCCACACCGCTAATCACGGCTGCGACATTCGGCAAGACAGAAATCGCTAAACTGCTGATCGATGCCGGCGCCGATCTCTCCATCACCAATAATGATGGTTCCACACCGCTGCATGCTGCCGCCTTTTTTTGCCGGACAGAAATCGTGCAGATGCTGATCGATGCACATGCTGACCAGACGCTCAGAAATAATTTCGGAGCCACGCCCAGGGAAACCGTCATCGCGGCATTTTCCGAAATCAAACCGGTCTATGAAATGATGCAACAACAGTTGGCGCCCATGGGTCTGCAGTTGGACATGCAGCAACTTGAAAAAGCCCGCCCTGTCATCGCCATGATGTTACAGTAATTCATTTTTAAAAACAACAAATTATGCTAACTGAAAGAAGACATGATATCGACTGGCTGCGTGTTATTGCGATCGGATTGCTGCTCATCTATCACATCGCCATCGTATTCCAGCCGTGGGCAATGTTCATCGGATTTATTCGGAGTAACGAACCACTGAACGGGTTGTGGAAACCCATGTCCATGCTTAATGTCTGGCGTATCCCGCTTCTCTTCTTCGTCTCCGGTATGGGCGTTTATTTTGCCATGAGGAAGCGGAACTGGAAAGAACTGGTCGTGGAACGAAGCCGCCGGATTTTAATCCCTTTCCTTTTTGGAATGGTTGCCATTGTACCTTTGCATTTCCTGATTTTTCAGTCATACTATCATCTTCCTTCGAGTTATTACGCACATCCGGCGCATTTATGGTTCCTGGGAAATATTGCCGCCTATGTTCTAATCCTTTTGCCTCTCTTCTACTACCTGAAGAAAATCGAGGGAAGCCGCTTTAAGCATGGAATAGCCCGTTATATGGGCAATCCTATCGGTCCATTGTCCATTTCGGTTTTCTTCATTCTTGAAATCCTGCTGGTTAAGCCTCAGACCTTTGAGTTGTATGCTCAGACGTGGCATGGGTTTTTCCTGGGAATTCTGGCATTCTTCTTCGGTTTCCTTTTTGTGTACAGTGGCAAGTTTTTCTGGCAAACCATGTTGAAATGGAGATGGCTTTACCTTGGTTTAGCCGCCGCCTTATACATCGTGCGTTTATTGGTATTTGACCTGAAATCACCCGGATACCTTATGTCCATTGAATCCAATGGTTGGATCTTTGCCGTTTTTGGCTTCGGGTACAAATACCTGAACAGGCCCAGCGCTGCTTTGAGTTATCTGAGTCAGGCTGCCTATCCGGTCTACATTATCCACATGTTTGTATTGTATGCCGCAGCCATGTTCATCCTGCCTTTGGAATTACCGGTCATGGTAAAATTCCTTTCGATCATTCTGATCACCTTCGCCGGTTGCTTTATCGTTTATGAATTCATCATCCGGAGGCTAGGCTTATTGAGGCCTTTATTTGGATTGAAATGGAAAAACAAAAATTACGGAGAAGCGGGTATTCGTATAGAAGCTGGAACTTCTTATCCTGGATCAATTCATTAATCATTTTCCTGATATAATTTTGTGCCAATGAATACCAATTTCTGAGGATGAAAACGATATTTCATCAGGCATCCAGCAGAGGCCATGCGAATCACGGCTGGCTGGATACCTATCACACTTTCAGTTTTGCCGATTATTACGATCCCAACCGGATGCATTTCGGTGTCCTGAGAGTGCTCAATGATGATACCGTCAAGGGGGGTATGGGTTTCGGCAGGCACCCGCATAACAATATGGAGATCATCAGCATTCCTCTGAGCGGAGTACTGGCGCATGGTGATAGCATGGGCAATACAGGAATAATCCGCAAGGGTGAAGTGCAGGTTATGAGTGCCGGTACAGGAATATTGCATTCCGAAAAAAATGCCAGCCATACGGAAGAGGTCCAGTTTTTACAGATCTGGATATTCCCGAGGGAACAGAATCTGGAACCGAGATACGACCAGATTTCCCTGGCAGGTCTGGAAAAACCAAATGATTTTCAACAAATCGTATCTCCGGACAAAGAAGATGATGGCGCCTGGATCCATCAGGATGCGTGGTTTTTTATCGCCACAATGGATAGGGAATTATCAAAGACCTATACCCTCAAAAAAGAAGGCAACGGAGTCTATATATTTGTATTGGAAGGTAAAATAATCGTGGGCGATCAAGTACTCGAACGAAGAGATGGTTTGGGATTAACGGATTTAAAATCCTTTGATTTGTCTACACTTACCAAAGCTGAAGTGCTGATTATGGAAGTACCAATGAAATTACCGGGATAAGCCTATGAAAACAGGACGACTTGAGGCATTCAGCGATGGCGTGCTCGCCATTGTGATCACCATTATGGTATTGGAACTTAAAGTACCTGAAGGTTCGGATTTCGCGACCCTTAAGCCGCTCATACCAAAATTTTTATCCTACGTATTAAGCTTCATCTACCTGGGCATTTACTGGAATAATCATCATCATTTATTTCAGGCGATACAGAAAGTAAATGGGCGGGTGTTATGGGCAAATCTTACCTTACTTTTTGCATTATCCATCATACCCTTCACAACGGCCTGGATGGGTGAAAATCATTTTGACAAAAACCCGGTGGCATTGTATGGAATAAACCTTTTATTTTGCGCGATAGCCTTTCTTATCCTCGAAAAATCTGCAATAAAACACGAAGGTGCCGAATCTACCATAGGACAAGCCCTGAAGAATAAATCGAAGGAAATTATTTCAGTTGTAACATATTTGGTCGGTTTGGGTGTCTCCTTTATATATCCAAAGGTCAGCATCATTTGTTACGCTGCAGTTGCCATAATATGGTTGATTCCGGATTCAAGGATCGAAAAGCAATTAAAATAATTAAAGCATTGATGTTGTATTTCCCGATAAATAGACCACCGGTCATTATTGTTCATCAGCCAGCAGTCGAAGAAATATTACTTCGATCCATATTTGAGCCACCTGGTGTCTCCTTTTTGTCCATAACTGCTTGACCGCCTCAGGAATATCCCTATCATTGCAGCATGGGAGCCCGGAAACCATTGTATCCTACCAGCAGGGCAGTAAGACTTCTGGTTTATCTGGTATTTACCGTCTTTGTACGCTTCTACCGGATCCGGAAAGTTATGCCTTTGGAGGTCAGGAATTTAAAGTCTCCATATTTGTTGTTAAGCAATCATGTCGGTCATTGGGACCCTTTTATCATCGGTCATCTGTTGCCCCGGTTTACACATTTTGTTTCCTCGGATGCGGCCTTCAAAACCAGGGTAACCGGATTTTTCCTGCCCAGATTGGGTACCATACCCATCCAAAAAAATGTGCGGGACACCCGGGCTGTACGGGCTATTGCCGGTGTCATCCGTCAGGGTGAAAACGTGGGCTTGTTCCCCGAAGCCGTACGTACCTGGGCTGGCACCACCCTACCCATTGATCCATCCATTGGCAAACTGGTCAAGTTTCTGAATGTGCCGGTGATCGTTTCCGTCAGCCGTGGCATGAACCTGTTTAATCCACGGTGGTCTAAAAAAGTCCGACGGACTCCGGTCGAAATCGAATACCGGCTCCTGTTAGACGGCACCCGGATTGACCAACTGGAACCGGAAGCCATCCATCAGGCCATCGTGGATGCGTTGCAACATGATGAAGTGGATTATCAGCGCAAGCATCGCAACAAAATCCATGACAACCACCGGGCTGAGCACATCAGCCACACCTTGTTTGTGTGTCCTTCGTGCCACGCCATCGACCCATTCATCAGTGAAGGCAATGACTTTCACTGTTCTGGCTGTAACTATGATCTTCACATAAATGAGCTCGGTTTTTTTCAACCCAAAGGGCAAGGTCAAATCCATTTTGACAACATCCGGGACTGGTATGACTGGCAGATCGGTCAGATGGCGGCTTATGTCCGCCGGCATCTGACAAGTCAAAATGAAAATCCACTTTTTGAGGACAAACAGTCTTACATCTATTCCGATGCAACCGGAAAAAGCTTTCAAAGGCTCGGCCAGGGAGACATCCGGTTGTACCTGGACCGTATCGAAATGCATTTGACCGGTCGTGATCAGCCCATCATCTTAAGAATAGAAGAAATTTTAACCATTAATCCCCAGGTCCACGAAAAACTGGAAATCGGTTATACGGGCATCAATTACCGTTGCATCGGTGGAAGACCGGGTGTCTCCGGGCTTAAATGGGAAGTCGCCGTCAATGTCTTGTGGAAGGAGATGGGACAATGGCAAAAGCTGTCACCGTATCTGGAGATAACAGAGCGATAAAAGAAGTAGTACAGGGGACAAAGGCAAAAGAGGGGCATTGGCAAAAGAAGCTAACGACGGAATGTTTATTTGTTAGGTGTTTATTTGTTAGGTGTTTATTTGTTAGGTGTGTATTTGTTAGGTGTTTATGCGTTAGGTTGTTCACGTTGAAGATGCCTTAGTGCTCTCCCTTGCTTAGTATTGACCTCCTTGAACCAGAAGCCTGGATTGTATGACTGTATATTTGTACGGATGGATATCTGGATAGTTGTTTCACATTGAAGATTCCTTGGTGCTCTTCGTGCTCTCCTTTTCTAAGTGTTAATCCCCGGGTATAAGTATTCTAGGTGTTATTGGTGCCTTGGTGGTTAATTCCCTTTGTAAATCAAATTTCACCTCTCCTTCCTAAAATCTAAACCATAATGTATACTCATTTGTATAAATAAACGATATTTGTTGTTTAGAATTAGTCTAAGTACATAAAACTCGAGAATGAGCGACTCCATGCAAACGCTGGAACAGCATACCCAAAGCGACTACAAGTACGGGTTCACCAGCGAAATAGATACCGAAACCTTGCCGAAAGGGCTCAATGAGGAGGTGGTACGCCAGATCTCTGCCAAGAAAAATGAACCGGCATTCCTCACCGAATGGCGTCTGGATGCATTTCGCAAGTGGCAGCAGATGACGGAACCCCACTGGCCCAAAGTCACCTATCCGCCGATCGACTACCAGGACATCATCTACTATGCTGCGCCAAAGAAGAAGCCGGTGCTTAACAGCCTGGACGAAGCGGACCCCGAGCTGGTGCGTACCTTCGAACGACTGGGCATCCCCCTGGAAGAACAAAAGATCCTGGCAGGTGTCGCCGTAGATGCCGTCCTCGATTCGGTATCGGTTAAGACCACCTATAAAGAAAAGCTGGCCGAGCTCGGCATCATATTCAGCTCTTTCAGTGAGGCCGTTCAGGACCACCCGGAGTTGATCAAAAAATACCTGGGGAGCGTAGTATCCAACCAGGACAATTACTTCGCTGCCCTGAATGCCGCCGTATTCAGCGACGGCTCCTTTGTATTCGTTCCCAAAGGCGTCCGTTGCCCGATGGAACTCTCCACCTATTTCCGCATCAATACCGCCAATACCGGACAATTTGAGCGGACCCTGATTGTCGCCGAGGAGGGCAGTTATGTCAGTTACCTGGAAGGGTGTACCGCACCCATGCGTGACGAAAATCAGCTGCACGCCGCAGTGGTCGAATTAATCGCCCTGGACAACGCAGAAATAAAATATTCGACAGTCCAGAACTGGTATCCGGGCGATAAAGAAGGAAAAGGTGGCATCTATAACTTTGTGACCAAACGCGGTCTCTGTGCCGGCGTCCGGTCCAAAATATCCTGGACCCAGGTCGAGACCGGATCATCCATCACCTGGAAGTATCCCAGTTGCATCCTGCGGGGAGACAATTCCATCGGTGAGTTTTATTCGGTGGCGGTGACCAACAATTACCAGCAGGCCGACACCGGGACCAAAATGATCCATATAGGCAAAAACACCCGCAGCACCATCATATCCAAAGGGATATCCGCAGGCCGCAGCAACAACTCGTACCGCGGACTCGTGAAAGTGGGACGCAATGCGGATAATGCCCATAATTTTTCCCAGTGCGACTCGCTCCTCATGGGTGACCGCTGCGGAGCACATACCTTCCCCTACCTGGAGATTGAAAACAACTCGGCCCGGGTGGAACATGAAGCAACCACTTCAAAAATTGGAGAAGATCAGCTCTTCTACCTGCAACAGCGGGGGCTGAGTGAAGAAGACGCCATCAACATGATCGTCAACGGTTACTGTAAAGAGGTATTCAACGAATTGCCCATGGAGTTTGCCGTCGAAGCTCAGAAACTTCTGGCGATCAGTCTGGAAGGAAGCGTAGGATAATAGTTCACAGAATCATATAAGCATTAAATAAACAACATCAAGACCATGCTACATATTAATGACTTAAAGGTATCCATAGAAGATAAAGCGATCCTGAAGGGAATCAATCTGGATATCAAACCGGGGGAGGTACACGCCATCATGGGACCCAATGGAAGTGGCAAAAGTACCCTGGCCAATGTACTGGCCGGGCGGGAAGAATACGAAGTGACCGGTGGAACCGTTGAATTTGAAGGACATGACCTACTGGACATGGAAGTGGACGAACGTGCCCATGCCGGCATATTCCTCGCCTTCCAGTATCCGGTGGAGATCCCTGGTGTAAGCACCATGACTTTTCTGAAGAGCGCCATCAACGCGCAACGTACAGCCCGCGGTGAAGCCGAACTGAGCCCCATGGAAATGCTGAAGTTCCTCCGCGAAAAGACCAAGCTCCTGGGCATGGATGAGTCATTCCTCAAGCGGTCCCTCAATGAAGGATTTTCTGGTGGTGAAAAGAAACGGAATGAGATGCTGCAAATGGCTCTGTTGGAGCCCAAGCTGGCCATCCTGGACGAGACAGACAGCGGACTCGACATCGATGCCCTGAAGATCGTCTCCGATGCGGTCAATCAGCTGCGTTCACCGGATCGTTCTTTCATCATTGTAACCCACTACCAGCGCTTGTTGAATTACATCGTTCCGGATTTTGTACATGTACTCTATCAGGGCCGCATCGTGAAATCAGGCACTAAAGAACTGGCACTCCAACTGGAAGACCAGGGATATGACTGGATCAAAGCCGAAGCTGAAGCTGCATTGGCACAATAACAAATCCGAAAATTGCATCACCATATGTCGACCGTACTGCAAGACAAACAATCTACAACCAAAGAGTGGCTGGAAGAACGATTCCTTGAAACAACAGCAGGTAGCGCCCCCGGCCATCCTTTCGCGCAGTTCCGCCGCGCAGCTTTTGAGCAATTACAAGCCATGGCTTTTCCTACCCGCCGTGATGAAGACTGGAAATACACCAGTGTCAATCGGATACTGATTACACCGTTCAAATACGGCACCCTGGTTCCCATATCCACCGCGGAACTGGCAGGAAGTCAGATTCCCGGATTGGAAACCATACGAGTGGTCTTTGTCAATGGAATCTGGGACCCGTCTCTCTCGGACTTGAACCATCTTCCTGACTCCTGTACCCTGGAGCCGGTCCGACAGGCTATGGAAGACCAAACTAAAAAGGAATGGATCGAGATACAATCCGGATATACGGGCGGCACCGCACAGAATGCCTTCCTGCCGATGAACCTGGCGTTGGGAAATCATGGTATTTATCTCCACATCCCAAAAAACGAGGCTGTAGAACGGCCGATCCATTTTATTTACTTCAACACACCGGATGACCAGCCCCATTTCAGTCATCCCCAGATCTTTCTGCACGCCGAACGCAGCAGTGCAGTGACCATCATCGAAGATCACCGCGCCCTCGCCGGTGCCGGCACTTCCCTGACCAATGCCGGTGTTTGGGTCGATGTGGAAGCCAATGCAAATGTGCATCACTACCGGTTGCAACAGCACAATCCGGAGTCTTATCAGATCCACAATACCCTGGTGCACCAGGACCGCGACAGCGTGTACAATTCGTATGTCGTAGACCTCGGAGGACGCATTATCCGCAACAATCTGAGCACCGAGTTGGACGAAAGCAACACGGAAACCCATTATTATGGGGTGTATCTCGCAGATGGCGAACAACAAATGGATAACCAGACCTTCATCGATCATGCGATGCCTCATTGTCAATCCAATGAGTTGTACAAAGGGATCCTTTCGGACCGGGCCCGCGGCGTATTTAATGGCAAGGTGCTCGTAAGGCAGGACGCCCAGAAAACAAATGCCTTCCAGCAAAACAGCAGCTTGGTACTCTCTGCCGGTGCTGTTATGGACGCCAAGCCCCAATTGGAAATTTATGCAGACGATGTACGCTGCAGTCATGGTGCCACCATCGGCCACCTGGATGAAAGCGCTGTATTTTATCTCCGCAGCAGGGGTATTCCGGAGCCTCAGGCACGATTGTTACTCCAGCAGGCATTTGTCGGAGAGGTAATACACAACATGCATCTGGAATCTATGGTTGAATACGTCGATGAGCTCATCGCTACCAAACTGAATGCTTTGACCCCGGTCGAACAATAATAATTCAAATCCTATGGAAACCACCTCCAAGCCTGTCCATTTTGACGTTGAAAGCATTCGCCATCAGTTTCCCCTGCTTCAGGAGACCATGCATGGCAAGCCGCTGGTCTTCCTGGATAGTGCTGCCTCCAGTCAGAAGCCGGAAGTGGTATTGGAGAAGATCGATCACTATTACCGTCATCAGCATGCCAACGTCCACCGGGGCGTATACCGGTTGAGCCAGGAGGCGACCGATGCCTATGAGCATGGACGGCGGGTAGCACGGCAATTTCTGAATGCCTCCCTCGAAGAAGAGATCATTTTCGTCCGGGGGACTACCGAAGCCATCAACCTGGTTGCTGATACCTATGGCCGCCAACACCTCAAACCAGGTGATGAAGTGATCGTCTCCGGGCTGGAACACCATTCGAATATCGTGCCCTGGCAACTGGCCTGCACCCATTACGGCGCCAAACTGAAGGTTATCCCCGTTCTGGACAATGGTGCCCTGGATATGGAAGCTTTTCGGCAGCTGCTCGGGGACCGCACCAGAATGGTCGCGGTAGCGCATGTTTCCAATTCGCTGGGAACCATCAATCCCATCCGTGAGATCATTCACCTGGCCCATGAACGAAACATACCCGTATTGGTTGACGGTGCTCAGGCGGCGCCCCATCTAACCATTGACGTGCAGGCTCTGGATGCAGACTTTTATGCATTTTCCGGTCATAAAGTATACGGACCAACGGGTATTGGCATCCTCTACGGAAAGAAAAAATGGCTTCAGCAACTGCCTCCTTATCAGGGTGGTGGTGAAATGATCGCCCAGGTTACCTTTGGGCATACCACTTTCGCTGACCTACCTCATAAATTTGAAGCGGGCACGCCGGATATAGCCGGCGCGGTGGGACTCGGTGCAGCTCTGGAGTTCGTGATGCAAACCGGAAGGGAAGCCATCGCCAGCCATGAATCTGCACTGCTTGCCTACGCTACCGAACGCTTGTTAGCCATCCCGGGGCTGCGCATTTATGGGACGGCGCCGGAAAAAGCCAGTGTCATTTCATTCCTGCTGGAAAACGTCCACCCTTACGACACCGGTACGATCCTGGACCAGCTAGGCATCGCCGTACGGACGGGGCATCACTGTACCCAACCCCTGATGGATCGATTTGGCATCCCGGGAACAGTACGGGCCTCCTTTGGAGTTTACAACACCCCTGAAGACATCGACCGCCTGGTGGCCGGCGTCCGGAAAGCAGCCTCCATGCTGCAATAAATGGATAAGTCATGAGCATTGATCAAATTCAAGACGGGATCATCGCCGATTTTGCCTTTTTCTCCGACTGGATGGAGAAATATGAATACATTATCGAGCTGGGTAAAAACCTCCCGGTCATCGATGATCGATATAAAGACGAGGAACATCTGATCAAAGGGTGTCAGTCCCGGGTATGGCTCCACGCTGAGCTGAACGGGAATGTGGTTCGCTTTTCCGCGGACAGTGATGCGATCATCACCCGCGGCATCATTGCATTGCTTATCCAGGTCCTGTCCAATCAGTCTCCGGAGGCAATTGCCAACGCCGACCTCTACTTCATTGAAAAGATAGGCTTGAAGGAACACCTTTCTCCTACCCGGGCCAACGGGCTGCTGAGTATGGTAAAACAGATGAAATTGTATGGTCTGGCATTGACCACAAAGGTGAATGAGTAATGGACAAGGATCAAATACACGAACAAATCATAGCTGCCCTGAAAACGGTACATGACCCGGAGATTCCGGTGGACATCTACGAGCTCGGCCTCATCTACAACGTCGATATTGACGATTCGGGCAAAGTAGCCCTGGAGATGACCCTGACCACGCCGATGTGTCCGGTAGCCGAGTCACTCCCCCTACAGGTACAGGAAAAAGTATTGGAAGTACCCGGTGTTACGGATGTAGACCTCAGGGTCGTCTTTGATCCGCCCTGGGATAAAAGCCGGATGAGCGAAGAAGCTCGTCTGGTCCTGGACATGATTTAACGATCGCATATGAGAATCAACAAACAGGATGAATATGGCTTACGCATTCTGCTCCGCATCGCCCGTGCCGATGAGGTCCAGGGATTGACCATCGTCCAACTGAGTGCTCTGGAGAACATGTCCAAACCCTATGCGGGAAAAATTACCAGGATTTTACGGATTGCCGGATACATCCGCAGCACGCGGGGCCAAAAAGGTGGCTATGTGCTGGCCCGTCCTGCAGACACCATGTTGATCAAAGACGCCCTAATCGCTATGGGGAGTGATCTGTTTGCACCAGAATATTGTCAGGAGCACCGTCGAGGCGACATCAAACTTTGCACGCGGTCGGTTGACTGCTCGATGCGATCACTCTGGAAGATTTTACAAATATCCCTGGATGATGTACTTGACCGGCTCACCCTGGCAGACCTGATCGGGTCCGAAGAAGAAGGTGAAAGTCCGCTTAACCGGATCTTTGCACACCTTGTGGCCTGATTTCCGGTAAGTTTATTTATGGATTGTGTCCTTTTTGAAGGCAGGGTCATTTTCCGGCACTTCGTAGATCTTTTGTTTTTTGCCAAAAACAGATACGTTGACATACCGCTTTGGATTCAGGCGAAAGTCCTGCAACATCAAATCCAGGTTGCGCAAGGTCCGTTGCATTTCTACATAGACCTGGTCATCTTTAGCCAGCAACCCCAGGCTTCCTTCGCCCTTATTGATACCCTGCAGCAATCCATTTGCCGACGCCATGGTCGCCTGGGTAGTCGCTATCATCAGACGCAGGGAATCCAGGGTCAACCCAAGATTACCGGAAAGGCTTTGGATACTGGTACCGATGTCAGCAGACTGAATTTGTTGTGAAATGGTATCCAGGCGGCCCAGCATAGCACCGATGTGAGCATTGTTATCTTTGATATTTCCGGTGATGGAAGCCAGATTGGCAAAGGATGCCTGTAACGATTTTGACGAATTGGCCAGGATGACATTCAGGGAGTTCGTGATTTGATGCAGGTTTGCCATGGAAGCGGTGATGTCTTTCATAGTCTTGGCCAATGGATCATCGCCTCCTTCCAATGCAGAATTCTTCAGGGTATCCACAATGGCGCCGATTCCCATTTTCAACCGCTGCATGTATTCGGACAGATCATCCGGACTGAGGAGTGATTTGACCATCCCATAGGTCTCTCCTTGCAGATAATCGCCACTTTTGGCGCAGCATTCGCCGCCAAACTCCAGCACGATCACCCGTGTACCCAACGGACTCGGGGCCATCAGGCGTGCGATGGTACCCTTTGGCACCGGAATGTCTTTCCGCATATCGATGGTCACGATCACTGTATCCAGGTTATTGGGGTCAATATCCAGGGCTTGTACTGTTCCCACCTGAAATCCGTTTACCTGCACCGGATTAGACTCCCGCAGGCCATCGACATAGTGGTATTTGATGTAAAATACATTGGTACGCTGGAGGACATTCTTACCTAAAAGGAACTTATACCCCCAGATACTGAGTGCAATAGCTATGATGGCTAAGGCCCCAATACGTATCTCTTTCGAAAATTTCATGCGTATGATTAAAATCTAACGATCGTGTGCGGATCGGAAAGGCGAAG harbors:
- a CDS encoding Rrf2 family transcriptional regulator encodes the protein MRINKQDEYGLRILLRIARADEVQGLTIVQLSALENMSKPYAGKITRILRIAGYIRSTRGQKGGYVLARPADTMLIKDALIAMGSDLFAPEYCQEHRRGDIKLCTRSVDCSMRSLWKILQISLDDVLDRLTLADLIGSEEEGESPLNRIFAHLVA
- a CDS encoding cysteine desulfurase, yielding METTSKPVHFDVESIRHQFPLLQETMHGKPLVFLDSAASSQKPEVVLEKIDHYYRHQHANVHRGVYRLSQEATDAYEHGRRVARQFLNASLEEEIIFVRGTTEAINLVADTYGRQHLKPGDEVIVSGLEHHSNIVPWQLACTHYGAKLKVIPVLDNGALDMEAFRQLLGDRTRMVAVAHVSNSLGTINPIREIIHLAHERNIPVLVDGAQAAPHLTIDVQALDADFYAFSGHKVYGPTGIGILYGKKKWLQQLPPYQGGGEMIAQVTFGHTTFADLPHKFEAGTPDIAGAVGLGAALEFVMQTGREAIASHESALLAYATERLLAIPGLRIYGTAPEKASVISFLLENVHPYDTGTILDQLGIAVRTGHHCTQPLMDRFGIPGTVRASFGVYNTPEDIDRLVAGVRKAASMLQ
- a CDS encoding MCE family protein; this encodes MKFSKEIRIGALAIIAIALSIWGYKFLLGKNVLQRTNVFYIKYHYVDGLRESNPVQVNGFQVGTVQALDIDPNNLDTVIVTIDMRKDIPVPKGTIARLMAPSPLGTRVIVLEFGGECCAKSGDYLQGETYGMVKSLLSPDDLSEYMQRLKMGIGAIVDTLKNSALEGGDDPLAKTMKDITASMANLHQITNSLNVILANSSKSLQASFANLASITGNIKDNNAHIGAMLGRLDTISQQIQSADIGTSIQSLSGNLGLTLDSLRLMIATTQATMASANGLLQGINKGEGSLGLLAKDDQVYVEMQRTLRNLDLMLQDFRLNPKRYVNVSVFGKKQKIYEVPENDPAFKKDTIHK
- a CDS encoding SUF system Fe-S cluster assembly protein, with amino-acid sequence MDKDQIHEQIIAALKTVHDPEIPVDIYELGLIYNVDIDDSGKVALEMTLTTPMCPVAESLPLQVQEKVLEVPGVTDVDLRVVFDPPWDKSRMSEEARLVLDMI
- a CDS encoding SufE family protein, with the translated sequence MSIDQIQDGIIADFAFFSDWMEKYEYIIELGKNLPVIDDRYKDEEHLIKGCQSRVWLHAELNGNVVRFSADSDAIITRGIIALLIQVLSNQSPEAIANADLYFIEKIGLKEHLSPTRANGLLSMVKQMKLYGLALTTKVNE